A stretch of Pseudomonas sp. 7SR1 DNA encodes these proteins:
- the lpdA gene encoding dihydrolipoyl dehydrogenase — MQQTLNTTLLIIGGGPGGYVTAIRAGQLGIPTILVEGQALGGTCLNIGCIPSKALIHVAEQFHQTCHHSQGSALGISVSPPSLDIGKSVEWKDGIVDRLTTGVAALLKKHKVQVIHGWAKVVDGKTVEVGDTRIQCEHLVLATGSKSVDLPMLPIGGPIVSSTEALAPTSIPRHLVVVGGGYIGLELGIAYRKLGAEVSVVEARERILPAYDGELTQPVHEALKQLGVKLYLKHSVEGFDAQASALQVRDPEGGTLDLQTDRVLVAVGRKPNTQGWNLEALNLTMNGAAVKVDHRCQTSMRNVWAIGDLSGEPMLAHRAMAQGEMVAELIAGKAREFNPAAIPAVCFTDPEVVVVGKTPDEAKADGLDCLVSSFPFAANGRAMTLESKSGFVRVVARRDNHLVVGWQAVGVGVSELSTAFGQSLEMGARLEDIAGTIHAHPTLGEAVQEAALRALGHALHL; from the coding sequence ATGCAACAGACTCTGAACACCACGCTGCTGATCATCGGCGGCGGTCCCGGCGGCTACGTGACGGCCATCCGCGCCGGCCAGTTGGGCATCCCGACCATCCTGGTGGAAGGCCAGGCGTTGGGCGGAACCTGCCTGAACATCGGCTGCATTCCGTCCAAGGCGTTGATCCATGTCGCCGAGCAGTTCCACCAGACATGTCACCACAGCCAGGGATCGGCCCTGGGCATCAGCGTATCGCCGCCCTCCCTGGACATCGGCAAGAGCGTGGAATGGAAGGACGGCATCGTCGACCGCCTGACCACCGGCGTCGCGGCATTGCTGAAGAAACACAAGGTCCAGGTCATCCATGGCTGGGCGAAAGTGGTCGATGGCAAGACCGTCGAAGTCGGCGACACCCGTATCCAGTGCGAACACCTGGTGCTGGCCACCGGCTCGAAAAGCGTCGACCTGCCGATGCTGCCCATTGGCGGGCCGATCGTCTCCTCCACCGAAGCCCTTGCACCGACCTCGATACCCCGGCACCTGGTCGTGGTCGGAGGCGGTTACATCGGCCTGGAACTGGGCATCGCCTACCGCAAGCTGGGCGCCGAGGTCAGCGTCGTTGAAGCCCGGGAGCGGATCCTGCCCGCCTATGACGGGGAACTGACCCAACCGGTGCACGAAGCGCTCAAGCAGCTGGGCGTGAAGCTGTACCTCAAGCACAGCGTCGAAGGTTTCGATGCCCAGGCCAGCGCCCTGCAAGTGCGCGACCCCGAAGGCGGCACGCTGGACCTGCAGACGGACCGGGTGCTGGTGGCGGTCGGACGCAAACCCAACACCCAAGGCTGGAACCTCGAAGCGTTGAACCTGACGATGAACGGCGCCGCCGTGAAAGTCGACCACCGCTGCCAGACCAGCATGCGCAACGTCTGGGCCATCGGCGACCTGAGCGGCGAACCGATGCTTGCCCACCGGGCCATGGCCCAGGGCGAAATGGTTGCCGAACTCATCGCCGGCAAGGCTCGGGAGTTCAATCCGGCAGCCATTCCCGCGGTGTGCTTCACCGATCCGGAAGTGGTGGTCGTGGGCAAGACCCCGGACGAAGCCAAGGCCGACGGCCTGGACTGCCTGGTGTCGAGCTTCCCGTTCGCCGCCAACGGCCGGGCCATGACCCTGGAATCGAAAAGCGGCTTTGTCCGGGTCGTGGCTCGGCGGGACAACCACCTGGTCGTCGGCTGGCAGGCGGTGGGCGTCGGCGTCTCGGAGCTGTCCACCGCATTCGGCCAGTCCCTTGAAATGGGCGCACGACTGGAAGATATCGCCGGCACCATCCACGCCCATCCGACCCTGGGCGAAGCGGTGCAGGAAGCCGCGCTGCGGGCGTTGGGGCATGCGTTGCATCTGTAG
- a CDS encoding dihydrolipoamide acetyltransferase family protein codes for MGTHVIKMPDIGEGIAEVELSVWHVKVGDMVVEDQVLADVMTDKAMVDIPSPVHGRVIALGGEPGEVMAVGSELIRIEVEGAGNLKESAAPVAAPAQPQAAKPAPVAAPEPSLEKLAAAPRPAPQAPVAREPAERPLASPAVRKHALDLGIQLRLVQGSGPAGRILHEDLEAYLAQGSTPPAKGGSSYAERHDEQQIPVIGMRRKIAQRMQEATQRAAHFSYVEEIDVTALEELRIHLNEKHGASRGKLTLLPFLVRALVVALRDFPQMNARYDDEAQVIQRFGAVHVGVATQSDVGLMVPVMRHAESRSLWDSATEIARLATAARNGKASRDELSGSTITLTSLGALGGIVSTPVLNLPEVAIVGVNKIVERPVVIKGQIVIRKMMNLSSSFDHRVVDGMDAAQFIQALRGLLEQPATLFVDQ; via the coding sequence ATGGGCACGCACGTTATCAAGATGCCGGACATCGGCGAAGGCATCGCGGAAGTGGAATTGTCGGTGTGGCACGTCAAGGTCGGCGACATGGTGGTCGAAGACCAGGTGCTGGCCGATGTCATGACGGACAAGGCCATGGTGGACATCCCCTCGCCCGTCCATGGCCGGGTCATCGCCCTGGGCGGTGAACCGGGTGAAGTGATGGCGGTGGGCAGCGAGCTGATCCGCATCGAAGTGGAAGGCGCTGGCAACCTCAAGGAGTCGGCAGCGCCAGTCGCTGCGCCGGCACAGCCCCAGGCGGCGAAACCTGCCCCGGTGGCGGCACCTGAACCGTCGCTGGAAAAACTTGCCGCAGCACCGCGCCCGGCGCCCCAGGCCCCTGTGGCCCGTGAGCCCGCCGAACGGCCGCTGGCGTCTCCGGCCGTGCGCAAACATGCCCTGGACCTGGGTATCCAGTTGCGCCTGGTGCAGGGCAGCGGCCCCGCCGGGCGTATCCTGCACGAAGACCTGGAAGCCTACCTGGCCCAGGGCTCGACACCCCCGGCCAAGGGCGGTTCGAGCTACGCCGAACGCCACGACGAACAGCAGATCCCGGTGATCGGCATGCGCCGCAAGATCGCCCAGCGCATGCAGGAAGCAACCCAGCGCGCCGCGCATTTCAGCTATGTCGAGGAAATCGACGTCACCGCCCTGGAAGAGTTGCGCATCCACCTGAACGAAAAACACGGCGCCAGCCGCGGCAAGCTGACCCTGCTGCCGTTCCTGGTGCGGGCCCTGGTGGTGGCCCTGCGGGATTTCCCGCAGATGAACGCCCGCTACGATGACGAAGCCCAGGTCATCCAGCGCTTCGGTGCGGTGCATGTAGGGGTCGCCACCCAGAGCGACGTGGGCCTGATGGTACCGGTGATGCGCCATGCCGAATCCCGCAGCCTGTGGGACAGCGCGACGGAAATCGCGCGCCTGGCCACGGCCGCCCGCAACGGCAAGGCCAGCCGCGATGAGTTGTCCGGTTCCACCATCACCCTGACCAGCCTCGGAGCCCTCGGCGGGATCGTCAGCACCCCGGTGCTGAACCTGCCGGAAGTGGCAATCGTCGGCGTCAACAAAATCGTCGAGCGGCCCGTAGTGATCAAGGGCCAGATCGTGATCCGCAAGATGATGAACCTCTCCAGCTCCTTCGACCACCGGGTGGTCGATGGCATGGACGCGGCGCAATTCATCCAGGCCTTGCGTGGCCTGCTCGAACAACCGGCAACGCTGTTCGTGGATCAATAA
- a CDS encoding alpha-ketoacid dehydrogenase subunit beta, giving the protein MNDHNNNIALDTAMTTTTMTMIQALRSAMDVMLERDDNVVVFGQDVGYFGGVFRCTEGLQSKYGTSRVFDAPISESGIVGVAVGMGAYGLRPVAEIQFADYVYPASDQIISEAARLRYRSAGEFTAPMTLRMPCGGGIYGGQTHSQSIEAMFTQVCGLRTVMPSNPYDAKGLLIASIENDDPVIFLEPKRLYNGPFDGHHDRPVTPWSKHPSAQVPDGYYTVPLDVAAITRPGKDVTVLTYGTTVYVSQVAAEETGIDAEVIDLRSLWPLDLETIVKSVKKTGRCVIVHEATRTCGFGAELVSLVQEHCFHSLEAPIERVTGWDTPYPHAQEWAYFPGPSRVGAALKRVMEV; this is encoded by the coding sequence ATGAACGATCACAACAACAATATTGCGTTGGACACCGCCATGACCACTACCACCATGACCATGATCCAGGCCCTGCGCTCGGCCATGGACGTGATGCTCGAACGCGACGACAACGTCGTGGTGTTCGGCCAGGACGTGGGTTACTTCGGCGGCGTGTTCCGCTGCACCGAAGGCCTGCAGAGCAAGTACGGCACCTCCCGGGTGTTCGATGCGCCGATTTCCGAAAGCGGTATCGTCGGCGTGGCGGTGGGCATGGGCGCCTACGGGCTGCGGCCGGTGGCCGAGATCCAGTTCGCCGACTACGTCTACCCGGCCTCGGACCAGATCATTTCCGAGGCGGCGCGCCTGCGCTATCGCTCGGCGGGTGAGTTCACTGCGCCCATGACCCTGCGCATGCCCTGCGGCGGCGGCATCTACGGCGGCCAGACCCACAGCCAGAGCATCGAGGCGATGTTCACCCAGGTCTGCGGCCTGCGCACCGTGATGCCGTCCAACCCCTACGACGCCAAGGGCCTGCTGATCGCCTCCATCGAAAACGATGACCCGGTGATCTTCCTCGAACCCAAGCGCCTGTATAACGGTCCGTTCGACGGCCACCACGACCGCCCGGTAACCCCGTGGTCGAAACACCCCTCGGCCCAGGTTCCGGACGGTTACTACACCGTGCCGCTGGACGTGGCCGCCATCACCCGTCCGGGCAAGGACGTGACTGTGCTCACCTACGGCACCACGGTCTACGTTTCCCAAGTGGCGGCCGAAGAGACCGGCATCGATGCCGAAGTCATCGACCTGCGCAGCCTCTGGCCGCTGGATCTGGAGACCATCGTCAAGTCCGTGAAAAAGACCGGACGCTGCGTAATCGTCCATGAAGCCACCCGCACCTGCGGCTTCGGCGCCGAGCTGGTGTCGTTGGTCCAGGAACACTGCTTCCACTCCCTGGAAGCGCCCATCGAGCGCGTCACCGGCTGGGACACCCCCTATCCCCATGCGCAGGAGTGGGCGTATTTCCCAGGGCCGTCCCGAGTGGGCGCGGCATTGAAACGGGTCATGGAGGTCTGA
- a CDS encoding 3-methyl-2-oxobutanoate dehydrogenase (2-methylpropanoyl-transferring) subunit alpha — MNPAYEPLRLHVPEPTGRPGCKTDFSYLHLSDAGTVRKPSIDVEPSDTADLARSLIRVLDDQGNAHGPWAEDIPLEILRKGMRAMLKTRIYDNRMVVAQRQKKMSFYMQSLGEEAIGSAQALALNIDDMCFPTYRQQSILMAREVPLVDLICQLLSNERDPLKGRQLPIMYSVKDAGFFTISGNLATQFIQGVGWGMASAIKGDTKIASAWIGDGATAESDFHTALTFAHVYRAPVILNVVNNQWAISTFQAIAGGEATTFAGRGVGCGIASLRVDGNDFMAVYAASRWAAERARRNLGPALIEWVTYRAGPHSTSDDPSKYRPADDWSHFPLGDPIARLKQHMVKIGQWSEEEHAAVTAELEAEVIAAQKEAEQYGTLAGGQIPSAATMFEDVYKEMPEHLKRQRQQLGI; from the coding sequence ATGAACCCAGCGTATGAACCGCTACGCCTGCACGTCCCCGAACCCACGGGCCGTCCCGGCTGCAAGACCGACTTCTCCTACCTGCACCTGAGCGATGCCGGCACGGTGCGCAAACCGTCCATCGACGTTGAGCCCTCCGATACCGCCGACCTGGCCCGCAGCCTGATCCGCGTACTCGACGACCAGGGCAATGCCCACGGTCCATGGGCCGAAGACATCCCCCTCGAGATCCTGCGCAAGGGCATGCGTGCCATGCTCAAGACGCGGATCTACGACAACCGCATGGTGGTCGCCCAGCGCCAGAAAAAAATGTCGTTCTACATGCAGAGCCTCGGCGAGGAAGCCATCGGCAGTGCCCAGGCCCTGGCGCTGAACATCGACGACATGTGCTTCCCCACCTACCGCCAGCAAAGCATCCTGATGGCCCGGGAGGTCCCTCTGGTGGACCTGATCTGCCAGTTGCTGTCCAACGAGCGCGATCCGCTCAAGGGCCGGCAGCTGCCGATCATGTACTCGGTCAAGGACGCCGGTTTCTTCACCATTTCCGGTAACCTCGCCACCCAGTTCATCCAGGGCGTGGGCTGGGGCATGGCCTCGGCGATCAAGGGCGATACCAAGATCGCATCGGCCTGGATCGGCGACGGCGCCACCGCCGAGTCGGACTTTCATACCGCCCTCACCTTCGCCCATGTCTATCGGGCCCCGGTGATCCTCAACGTGGTGAACAACCAGTGGGCGATTTCCACTTTCCAGGCCATCGCCGGGGGTGAAGCCACCACATTCGCCGGACGCGGCGTCGGCTGCGGCATCGCCTCGCTGCGGGTCGATGGCAACGATTTCATGGCTGTCTATGCCGCCTCCCGCTGGGCCGCCGAACGCGCCCGGCGCAACCTCGGCCCGGCGCTGATCGAATGGGTCACCTACCGCGCCGGCCCGCACTCCACTTCCGACGATCCCTCCAAGTACCGCCCCGCCGACGACTGGAGCCACTTCCCGCTGGGCGATCCGATTGCCCGCCTCAAGCAGCACATGGTGAAGATCGGCCAGTGGTCCGAAGAGGAACATGCGGCGGTTACCGCCGAACTGGAAGCCGAAGTGATCGCCGCGCAGAAGGAAGCCGAGCAGTACGGCACCCTTGCCGGCGGGCAGATTCCAAGCGCTGCCACCATGTTCGAGGACGTCTACAAAGAGATGCCGGAGCACTTGAAGCGCCAGCGTCAGCAGTTGGGGATCTGA
- the bkdR gene encoding Bkd operon transcriptional regulator BkdR, whose protein sequence is MRKLDRTDIGILNSLQENARITNADLARSVNLSPTPCFNRVRAMEELGVIREQVTLLDADLLGLHVNVFIHVSLEKQVEEALQHFEEAISDRPEVMECYLMAGDPDYLIRVLVPTIQALERFMMDFLTKVPGVANIRSSFALKQVRYKTALPLPANGLTLGT, encoded by the coding sequence ATGCGTAAACTGGATCGCACCGACATCGGCATCCTGAACAGCCTTCAGGAAAACGCCCGTATCACCAACGCCGACCTGGCCCGTTCGGTCAACCTTTCACCGACGCCGTGCTTCAATCGGGTCCGGGCCATGGAGGAGCTGGGGGTCATCCGCGAGCAGGTCACGCTGCTGGATGCCGACCTGCTGGGCCTGCATGTCAACGTGTTCATCCATGTCAGTCTGGAGAAGCAGGTGGAGGAGGCGTTGCAGCATTTCGAGGAGGCCATTTCCGACCGGCCCGAGGTGATGGAATGCTACCTGATGGCGGGCGACCCGGATTACCTCATCCGCGTACTGGTGCCGACGATCCAGGCCCTGGAGCGGTTCATGATGGACTTCCTGACGAAGGTCCCGGGGGTGGCGAATATCCGCTCCAGTTTTGCCCTCAAGCAGGTGCGCTACAAGACGGCGCTGCCGTTGCCGGCCAATGGCTTGACCTTGGGAACCTGA
- a CDS encoding MBL fold metallo-hydrolase translates to MPAQIQSFLDPASKTYTYVVYEHEGGQCAVVDPVLDYDPASGRSGTVQAERVIAFVREHRLTVQWLLETHAHADHLSAAPYLRKVLGGKIAIGQAIGEVQQVFKKLFNLEPQFAVDGSQFDHLFAADEGFFIGNLKATALHVPGHTPADMAYLIDGDAILVGDTLFMPDVGTARCDFPGGNAHHLYASIRKLLAFPASVRLYVCHDYPPDTREPHCMSTVGEQRQHNIHVHDGIDEATFVAMRTQRDATLGMPTLLLPAIQVNVRAGNLPPAEDNGVTYLKIPLNQL, encoded by the coding sequence ATGCCCGCGCAGATCCAGAGCTTTCTCGACCCCGCCTCGAAGACCTATACCTACGTCGTCTATGAACACGAGGGAGGGCAATGCGCGGTGGTGGACCCGGTGCTGGACTATGACCCGGCCTCGGGCCGCAGCGGCACCGTTCAGGCCGAGCGGGTGATCGCTTTCGTGCGCGAACACCGGTTGACGGTGCAATGGCTGCTGGAGACCCACGCCCACGCCGATCACTTGTCCGCCGCGCCTTACCTGCGCAAGGTGCTGGGAGGGAAGATCGCCATCGGCCAGGCCATCGGCGAGGTCCAGCAGGTCTTCAAGAAGCTGTTCAACCTTGAACCGCAGTTTGCCGTCGACGGCTCCCAGTTCGATCACCTGTTCGCCGCCGACGAAGGGTTTTTCATTGGCAATCTCAAGGCCACGGCCCTGCACGTGCCCGGCCATACGCCGGCGGACATGGCCTACCTGATCGACGGCGATGCGATCCTGGTGGGCGACACGCTGTTCATGCCGGACGTGGGCACCGCCCGTTGCGACTTTCCCGGAGGCAACGCCCACCACCTCTATGCCTCGATTCGCAAACTGCTGGCCTTCCCCGCCAGCGTGCGGCTGTACGTATGCCACGACTACCCTCCGGACACCCGCGAACCGCACTGCATGAGCACCGTGGGTGAGCAGCGCCAGCACAATATTCACGTCCACGACGGCATCGACGAGGCCACGTTCGTCGCCATGCGTACCCAGCGGGATGCAACGCTGGGCATGCCGACGCTGCTATTGCCGGCGATCCAGGTGAACGTGCGGGCCGGCAACCTGCCGCCGGCCGAGGACAATGGCGTGACGTACCTGAAGATTCCGCTCAATCAGCTTTAG
- a CDS encoding sulfite exporter TauE/SafE family protein, with translation MVLAGFSGVIMGVILGLTGAGGGILAVPALVLGLGWSMTQAAPVALLAVGSAAAVGAIDGLRHGLVRYRAAMLIALLGAVFSPLGIHMAHRLPEKVLMILFGLLMVLVAARMLRGETAQPGPSDHGAASWGQKNCMLDRQTGRLAWTPRCTVTLSALGAVTGLVSGLLGVGGGFLIVPAFKQLTDVQMRGIVATSLMVISLISLIGVVGAFHAGVSIDRVGAVFIAASIVGMMLGRRLAARVPARVLQVGFAGVCLGVAVFMWVRA, from the coding sequence ATGGTTCTGGCAGGTTTTTCTGGCGTGATCATGGGGGTGATCCTCGGACTGACGGGGGCCGGTGGTGGCATCCTGGCGGTGCCGGCACTGGTGCTCGGGTTGGGCTGGAGCATGACCCAGGCCGCGCCGGTGGCGTTGCTGGCGGTGGGCAGCGCGGCGGCGGTGGGGGCCATCGACGGGCTGCGCCATGGCCTGGTGCGTTACCGGGCGGCGATGCTGATCGCCTTGCTTGGCGCGGTGTTTTCGCCGCTGGGGATCCATATGGCCCACCGGCTGCCGGAAAAAGTCCTGATGATCCTGTTCGGCCTGCTGATGGTGCTGGTGGCTGCGCGCATGTTGCGTGGAGAAACCGCGCAACCGGGGCCCAGCGATCACGGCGCGGCCAGTTGGGGCCAGAAGAACTGCATGCTCGATCGCCAGACCGGGCGCCTGGCCTGGACGCCTCGCTGCACCGTTACGCTGTCGGCTTTGGGGGCGGTGACGGGCCTGGTATCGGGGTTGCTGGGCGTGGGCGGTGGTTTCCTGATCGTACCGGCGTTCAAGCAACTGACCGACGTGCAGATGCGCGGCATCGTCGCGACGTCCTTGATGGTCATCAGCCTGATTTCACTGATTGGCGTGGTGGGGGCGTTTCATGCCGGGGTGAGCATCGACCGGGTCGGCGCGGTGTTCATCGCGGCAAGCATCGTCGGGATGATGCTGGGGCGGCGCCTGGCGGCGAGGGTCCCGGCCCGGGTGCTGCAGGTGGGGTTCGCCGGGGTTTGCCTGGGGGTGGCGGTGTTCATGTGGGTACGGGCGTAG
- a CDS encoding aldose 1-epimerase, with amino-acid sequence MTPPLLHLEDELTRLILAPHLGASLVEWTVRGTGAPLLRPPAPQALENGLPGKLGGFPLIPWSNRIAKGGFDCPGGWLALDANSPNDPFPIHGSAWQQPWQVIEHSAHEALLQLDSRHPFGYRASLRIGLNGGQLQIAMLVTHTAKQPAWHGLGLHPYFPRTAATRLKTRATQAWLCDATKLPTELIDLPAHWDFGEARLLPDTLVDNGFGGWDGHCLIQQPDLGYTLECRASGSDYFLLYCPVGLDFFCFEPVSHPVNAHHLPGRPGLRLLEQGQSMAMQFSMQCRLL; translated from the coding sequence ATGACGCCCCCCCTTCTCCATCTCGAAGACGAACTGACCCGCCTCATCCTGGCCCCACATCTGGGTGCCAGTCTCGTTGAGTGGACCGTGCGTGGCACCGGTGCGCCCCTGCTGCGCCCTCCCGCGCCCCAGGCGCTGGAAAATGGCCTGCCAGGCAAACTGGGGGGCTTCCCACTGATCCCCTGGTCGAACCGGATCGCCAAGGGCGGCTTCGATTGCCCCGGCGGCTGGCTCGCCCTGGATGCCAACAGCCCCAACGACCCGTTTCCGATCCATGGCAGTGCTTGGCAGCAACCGTGGCAGGTGATCGAACACAGCGCCCACGAAGCCCTGCTGCAACTCGACTCCCGACATCCGTTCGGTTACCGGGCCAGTCTGCGCATCGGCCTGAACGGCGGCCAGTTGCAGATCGCGATGCTGGTCACCCACACAGCGAAACAGCCGGCGTGGCATGGACTGGGCCTGCACCCGTACTTCCCGCGCACCGCCGCCACCCGCCTGAAAACCCGCGCAACCCAAGCCTGGCTGTGCGACGCCACGAAACTGCCGACGGAACTGATCGACCTCCCCGCACACTGGGATTTTGGCGAGGCCCGCTTGCTGCCGGACACCCTGGTGGACAATGGCTTCGGTGGCTGGGACGGGCATTGCCTGATCCAGCAGCCAGACCTGGGCTACACGCTGGAGTGCCGGGCCAGCGGCAGCGATTACTTCCTGCTCTACTGCCCGGTGGGCCTGGACTTCTTTTGCTTCGAACCGGTCAGCCATCCGGTCAACGCCCATCACCTGCCCGGACGTCCCGGGTTGCGCCTGCTGGAGCAGGGGCAATCGATGGCGATGCAGTTCTCGATGCAGTGCAGGTTGCTATAA
- a CDS encoding TRAP transporter large permease has translation MDALILLGSFLLLILIGMPVAYALGAAALIGAWWIDIPFQAMMIQVAGGVNKFSLLAIPFFVLAGAIMAEGGMSRRLVAFASVLVGFVRGGLSLVNLVASSFFGAISGSSVADTASVGSVLIPEMTRRGYPRDYATAVTVSGSVQALLTPPSHNAVLYSLAAGGTVSIGSLFMAGIVPGILMNLCLMALCLVFAKKRNYPKGEVIPLKQALKICKEAMWGMMTLFIILGGILSGVFTATESAAIAVVWAFFVTMCIYRDYKWSELPKLMHRTVRTISIVMILIGFAASFGYIMTLMEIPAKITTAFLTLSDNRYVILMCINVMLLLLGTVMDMAPLILILTPILMPVIVGIGVDPVQFGMIMLVNLGIGLITPPVGAVLFVGSAIGKVSIESTVKALLPFYGMLFLVLLAVTYIPAISLWLPKLVL, from the coding sequence ATGGACGCTCTGATCCTGCTGGGCAGTTTTTTGTTGTTGATCCTGATCGGCATGCCGGTCGCCTACGCATTGGGCGCTGCCGCTCTGATCGGGGCGTGGTGGATCGATATTCCATTCCAGGCCATGATGATCCAGGTCGCGGGCGGGGTGAACAAGTTCTCGTTGCTGGCCATTCCGTTTTTCGTGCTGGCCGGCGCCATCATGGCCGAGGGCGGCATGTCCCGCCGGTTGGTGGCGTTCGCCAGTGTGCTGGTGGGGTTCGTACGCGGAGGCCTGTCCCTGGTCAACCTCGTCGCTTCGAGCTTCTTCGGTGCAATCTCCGGATCCTCGGTGGCCGACACCGCCTCCGTCGGCTCCGTGCTGATACCGGAAATGACACGCCGGGGCTATCCGCGTGATTACGCCACCGCCGTCACCGTCAGTGGTTCGGTACAAGCGCTGCTGACACCGCCCAGCCACAACGCGGTGCTGTATTCCCTCGCCGCTGGCGGCACCGTCTCCATCGGTTCGCTGTTCATGGCCGGCATCGTCCCCGGCATCCTGATGAACCTTTGCCTGATGGCTCTGTGCCTGGTTTTTGCGAAAAAGCGCAATTACCCCAAGGGCGAAGTGATTCCGCTCAAGCAAGCACTGAAGATCTGCAAGGAAGCCATGTGGGGCATGATGACCCTGTTCATCATCCTTGGCGGCATCCTCTCGGGCGTCTTCACCGCCACAGAATCGGCCGCCATTGCCGTGGTGTGGGCGTTCTTCGTGACCATGTGCATCTATCGCGACTACAAATGGAGCGAGCTGCCGAAACTGATGCACCGCACGGTACGCACCATCTCCATCGTGATGATCCTGATCGGCTTCGCCGCCAGCTTCGGCTACATCATGACCCTGATGGAAATCCCGGCGAAGATCACCACCGCGTTCCTGACCCTGTCGGACAACCGCTACGTGATCCTGATGTGCATCAACGTGATGTTGCTGCTGCTAGGCACCGTGATGGACATGGCGCCGCTGATCCTGATCCTGACACCCATCCTGATGCCGGTGATCGTGGGCATCGGCGTGGACCCTGTCCAGTTCGGCATGATCATGCTGGTGAACCTGGGGATCGGCCTGATCACGCCACCTGTGGGCGCGGTGCTGTTCGTCGGATCCGCCATCGGCAAGGTCAGCATCGAAAGCACCGTCAAGGCCCTGCTGCCGTTCTACGGCATGCTGTTCCTGGTCCTGCTGGCCGTGACCTACATCCCTGCCATTTCCCTGTGGCTGCCGAAACTGGTGTTGTAA
- a CDS encoding TRAP transporter small permease, with translation MKNLLLRINDTIYMTCIWVAGLSVLAVALMIPWGVFARYVLGSGSSWPEPTAILLMIVFTFIGAAASYRSGSHMAVDMVTSRLPSHWRTVASVFTQLLMAAVCIFMTIWGTKLCMTTWNQFMSAIPTLRVGITYMPIPIGGFLTLIFVLEKLLLGDQSQRRVVQFDLVEESEGAV, from the coding sequence ATGAAGAATTTGCTGCTGCGTATCAACGACACGATTTACATGACTTGCATCTGGGTGGCCGGCCTGTCTGTGCTGGCCGTTGCACTAATGATTCCCTGGGGTGTGTTTGCCCGTTATGTGTTGGGCTCAGGTTCCAGCTGGCCGGAGCCCACCGCGATCTTGCTGATGATCGTGTTCACCTTCATCGGTGCGGCCGCCAGCTACCGCTCTGGCTCGCACATGGCCGTGGACATGGTCACCAGCCGCTTGCCATCGCACTGGCGCACGGTGGCGTCGGTCTTCACCCAGTTATTGATGGCCGCAGTCTGCATTTTCATGACCATCTGGGGCACCAAGCTGTGCATGACCACCTGGAATCAGTTCATGAGTGCCATACCCACCCTGCGCGTCGGCATTACCTACATGCCGATTCCGATTGGAGGTTTCCTGACCCTGATTTTTGTCCTGGAAAAACTCTTGCTGGGTGATCAAAGCCAGCGTCGGGTCGTGCAGTTCGACCTGGTTGAAGAAAGCGAAGGTGCCGTTTAA